Proteins encoded within one genomic window of Fusobacterium sp. DD2:
- a CDS encoding ABC transporter permease, producing MKYRGLVIANITLILLWEGASLVMDKPFLPTPLESFASFFHMVFYGNLTFHFMISLLRVLGGIAMATIFALPVGIAMGYSKKADSFFSPVVTILYPLPKIVFLPILVVFLGLGNLPKILLLFIILFFQLVVSIRDIVKKVPQESYMSIYSLTQSFWDILVHLIFPWALPDFLTAIRISIGTSIAVLFFVETFASFNGLGYLILNGMERREYPEMYAGIIGMALLGLILYFCVHILEKKYCSWKLGLEKERTML from the coding sequence ATGAAATATAGAGGTCTTGTTATTGCTAATATAACTCTTATACTTTTATGGGAAGGGGCAAGTCTTGTGATGGATAAACCATTTTTACCAACACCACTTGAATCATTTGCCTCTTTTTTTCATATGGTTTTTTATGGAAATCTCACTTTTCATTTTATGATAAGTCTACTTCGTGTACTTGGAGGAATTGCTATGGCTACTATATTTGCACTCCCTGTAGGTATAGCTATGGGATACAGTAAAAAAGCAGATTCTTTCTTTTCTCCAGTTGTAACTATCTTATATCCACTTCCTAAAATCGTATTCCTTCCTATACTTGTAGTATTTTTAGGTCTTGGAAATCTTCCTAAGATACTTCTTCTCTTTATTATTCTATTTTTTCAGCTTGTAGTATCTATAAGGGATATTGTTAAAAAGGTTCCACAGGAGAGTTACATGTCTATATATTCACTTACTCAGTCATTCTGGGATATCTTAGTCCATCTCATATTTCCATGGGCACTTCCTGATTTTTTAACAGCTATAAGAATATCCATTGGTACATCTATTGCAGTACTCTTTTTTGTAGAGACCTTTGCCTCTTTCAATGGTCTTGGATATCTTATTTTAAATGGAATGGAAAGACGCGAATATCCTGAGATGTATGCTGGAATAATTGGAATGGCTCTTTTAGGACTTATTTTATATTTTTGTGTGCATATTTTGGAAAAAAAATACTGCAGTTGGAAGTTAGGCCTTGAAAAAGAAAGGACCATGCTATAA